Within the Trichoderma breve strain T069 chromosome 3, whole genome shotgun sequence genome, the region GGTGGGAGGAGCAATGGTGGAGTTGCGGCAAGGAACAGTGGTGGTAGCGTTCAGGATGACGGTAACATCAGTGACGGCCGGAGGAGTGTAGACGGGAGGAGTGTAGACAGGAGCCTGGGTGGTGGACTGAGTGGCCAGAGTAACGGTCTTGACACCAGTGGAGGTGGTGACAGTGGTGGTGTCCGCAGGAGGGAGGTTTCCGTAGCTGCCAGAAGAGGTGTGGGCAGGTCCAGCGGGAGTAGAGCTGGCCTTGACGCTTCCAGTCTTGATGTGGAAGGGGTTGGAGTACTGGAAGACGTTGGGGTTGCTCTCGGAGCGGACGATGAGGCCGTAGAAAGCCTGGGTGCCCAGGGTGGCATCAACGTTCCAGACGAAGCTCTTGGCGCTGTTCTTGACACCGGCTAGTTTGCTATGTTAACAACCGAGTAGAGCACCTGGGCTCTGGAGAGCATCAACTTACTGGCAATCGTTCCAAGGACCTGCTGGGTGGCCTGGGTAGGGCCACCAATCAGctcgatggtgatggtgtcgGCGGCGTACTTGGCGGGAACAGTCCACTCAACGGTGAAGGGAGCGCCGGCAGCGATCTCCTGGTTGGAAGTAGGCACGGTGACGGGGTCGAAGTCGGCAGTCTGGGCAAAGGCCGCGGAGACCAGAGCCAGGAAAGCAGGGACAGTCAGAGTGAAACGCATCTTGTCGAAGAGAAGTTGAACAAAAAAGTTACTTGGTTTTGAAAGGAAGAATGAATGAAAATGGTTCAAAAAAAGAGTGTGGTTGTCGTAAAGACAAAAGAGTGACTGGTATGCAAAAAGCTGAAAGGAGCGTTATGCGGCTGAGCCTGGAGTGTGGGTGAAGGAGAAACAAGAACAGAAACAGGTGGATGGAATGGGGGAGAGGTGAGATAATAAGCACGAGCACCTGAGCGTTTCATGAGGGTCtaggcagagaagagaatagACACCCCCCGGTCAGCTCTGAGCCAGACGCCCGGCACACACTCAgacaagtacaggtactcgtacagggAGCTACTGTAAAGGCGGACAGGCGCTCCATGATGGGATGGACTCGTAAGGTAGCCACTGAATCCCAGCGGACGCAATAGCGCGGTTAGGCGAGCTGTGCGCGAGTGGATGCGGGTTTTTGGCGTGGACTGGCCGAGCCCCTACAAGCAAAAGATGGCTCATGCATAGCACATGTAACCACGAAGGAGATTACCGCTGCTGTTGAAACAGAGAATACGATACTGTATGCTCTGTCCGTAGAGCTGAGAATCTACGATACCTACAGTTGTGCACCCAAGCAGCAATATTGTATAGCAGAGTTGAGGAATTGAATACCGTCGTGCTGATTGATAGGCCGCCAGCGTGCAGCCATCGTGAGATTGCCTCTCCAATGAGACCATTGGCGTACAGCAGAGCTACCAAGCCACGCAAGTACAGTACTTGCAGGGTACGGTACAGTCACGACCAGGGCCAAGGGGGCATTGCTTCAAGCTGCTGAGGCTAGCACGCTCTAGCTCGGGACGGGTACTTTGTACatttcctgttcctgttttCTTCTGTTCCTGCAGGAGCCCTCCAGCAAAAAGTGACGAACCACGTATCTGCAACCAGGCCGGCAAAAGCGGGGCGCCGGCCGTCAggggcaaaaaagcaaattACGCTGTTGAGGGCCGCTGCTGATTGGCTGCTAGTGGATGAGGTGCAGACAGGGCTGAGCCAGGTTATTTCACGGCTCGTAACTGGTAACTTGGGCTTCGGTCTGGCAAGATATTACTCCGTATCGCCAGGCCACGAGACGAGCACGGGCTCCATTCCCCGTCCAACGTCACGTTGGctgctgtactcgtagtgTAGGCGTGCTATGGGTGCGGTGCTGTACTGTACCGATACTTGTGTGTGTGAGCGGTGCTGCTACAAAGGTTCTTTGCTCGTTGAAGCTTGTGCCGCTGTTGTTGGTCGTTGGGCTGAGGTGAATTCTTGATGAAATGGCGTGCGTTGCCATGAGACCGACTACAGTCATCCATGTGGCCAGGCTTGCTGCCTTGGCTACCCGTTGACGCACtgacagaaaaaaagaaagacagaaaaaaatcccgttgccatccatccaactGCAGCTGGAACCGGCCCGTTATCGAATATCGCGCAATAACAGCCAGGAATTTGCCCTCGTCgatgatgaaagaaagacCCTGCCGTGTGCGATGCTGCTAGCTCTGGCCCTCGAGCTGCTACTATTTTCATCAACTTCCATTCCATTCTTCCTTGGTTAAGACACTGATTGTTCCGCCAAGCACTAAAAAGCCAGCCTCAATTACACTCCTCTCGCCCTCAGCTCTTGTTCAGCTTCGCTCAGCTTCTCGGCTGCTCTCAGCTAAAGAATCTGTCTCAGACCGTCGTGGCGT harbors:
- a CDS encoding ser-Thr-rich glycosyl-phosphatidyl-inositol-anchored membrane family domain-containing protein, which encodes MRFTLTVPAFLALVSAAFAQTADFDPVTVPTSNQEIAAGAPFTVEWTVPAKYAADTITIELIGGPTQATQQVLGTIATGVKNSAKSFVWNVDATLGTQAFYGLIVRSESNPNVFQYSNPFHIKTGSVKASSTPAGPAHTSSGSYGNLPPADTTTVTTSTGVKTVTLATQSTTQAPVYTPPVYTPPAVTDVTVILNATTTVPCRNSTIAPPTLSAPTTLQSATRLPPPPPSSPVYVPPGVQTSSVWVAPSAPSASNPAVTAPPTIPTNGGARVGGSALALVASLVAAYFAL